Genomic segment of Thermoanaerobacterales bacterium:
CGAGGATGACCTGTACGGGCAGCCCATGGTCCAGTTCGAGATCAAGGCCACGCTGCTGCCGGGTCCGGCCTTCCGGCCCGCGGCGGGAAAGGCGGGTGAGTGAGCGGATGGCCGACACGAAGCGTTTTTCCTCCGGCCTCCTGACCGTCCTCCTGGGCGTTCTGGCCCTGGCGGCCATGGCCTTCCTGTTGTACACCCAGTACGGCGCGCTGAACGCCGCGCGGGACGCGGCGGCCGGCGAGCAGGTGGCCGTCGCCCGCGCCCGGGCGCGGCTTGCGGAACTCAAGCAGG
This window contains:
- the pilO gene encoding type 4a pilus biogenesis protein PilO, giving the protein MADTKRFSSGLLTVLLGVLALAAMAFLLYTQYGALNAARDAAAGEQVAVARARARLAELKQAKEQAAALEERLAAFDRLLPAEPDEDVLITDLQNEADRSGTRLLQIR